In Helianthus annuus cultivar XRQ/B chromosome 8, HanXRQr2.0-SUNRISE, whole genome shotgun sequence, a single genomic region encodes these proteins:
- the LOC110870182 gene encoding long-chain-alcohol oxidase FAO4A: MLVNEKNENPCWKAIDYCGPDPDFTKQLQHSINTETYFGPLYKGIVHLNKPHNIIAEALQRSRLSISIPRYPTTHFKNPKAPSMVIKCDVVVVGSGSGGGVVAGVLAKSGYRVLVLEKGNYRARSNLSLLEGPSMDDMYLGKGLLATSNMEAMILAGSTVGGGSAINWSASIKTPVHVRNEWSECYDLELFKSKLYEEALNVVCERMGVQSEVKDEGFNNMVLRKGCEELGYPVDNIPRNSSPDHYCGWCCLGCKDGRKKGTSETWLVDLIESGNGTILPGCEAVEVIHNWKKGRDRSTAKGVLFEFIHQDGTKQVCFAESKVTIVACGAMCTPYLLKKSGLKNPNIGKNLHIHPVVMAWGHFPSGSWPEAEKKSYKGGIMTAMSTVVADFKGSGYGSIIQTPALHPGMFSALMPWVSGSDFKARMSKFSRTAHVFALARDNGSGETDLKTSITYKMDVADEENLKRGLEKSLRILAAAGAEEIGTQNNKGKTLNVKNVSYHEFECFVKEESSRALRDLSTPICSAHQMGSCRMGVQAKGSAVNPTGETWEVEGLYVADTSVFPTALGVNPMITVQAIAYCTAQFVLESLRRMDTFYDI, from the exons ATGTTG GTAAATGAGAAGAACGAAAACCCATGTTGGAAAGCCATAGACTATTGCGGACCTGACCCTGATTTCACTAAACAACTTCAACATTCTATAAACACAGAAACTTATTTTGGGCCACTTTACAAAGGCATTGTCCACCTCAACAAACCCCATAACATCATAGCAGAAGCGCTGCAAAGATCAAGATTATCCATCTCTATTCCACGTTATCCAACCACACATTTCAAGAACCCTAAAGCTCCATCAATGGTCATAAAATGTGATGTAGTAGTAGTTGGCTCGGGCTCGGGTGGCGGTGTGGTTGCAGGGGTGCTAGCTAAATCTGGCTATCGGGTTCTAGTACTCGAAAAAGGAAACTATCGTGCAAGAAGTAATCTTTCTCTTCTTGAAGGTCCATCCATGGATGATATGTACCTTGGAAAAGGGTTGTTAGCTACAAGTAACATGGAGGCAATGATACTCGCTGGTTCGACTGtgggtggtgggtcggctataaACTGGTCGGCTTCGATCAAGACACCGGTTCATGTGCGGAACGAATGGTCTGAATGTTATGATCTAGAGTTGTTTAAGAGTAAACTGTATGAAGAAGCTTTGAATGTTGTTTGTGAAAGAATGGGTGTGCAATCTGAAGTGAAAGATGAAGGGTTCAATAACATGGTTTTAAGAAAAGGGTGTGAGGAATTAGGGTATCCTGTTGATAACATTCCAAGAAACTCATCTCCAGATCACTATTGTGGGTGGTGCTGCCTTGGTTGCAAAGATGGAAGAAAGAAAG GTACATCGGAGACATGGCTAGTAGACCTAATTGAATCCGGAAACGGTACGATCTTACCTGGGTGTGAGGCTGTCGAGGTTATTCATAATTGGAAGAAAGGTAGAGATCGGAGCACCGCGAAAGGGGTCCTCTTTGAGTTCATACACCAAGACGGAACAAAACAAGTTTGTTTCGCTGAATCAAAAGTGACCATCGTAGCATGTGGGGCAATGTGTACCCCATATCTGCTTAAAAAGAGCGGCTTGAAGAACCCTAATATCGGTAAGAACTTGCATATACATCCGGTGGTGATGGCATGGGGTCATTTCCCGTCTGGAAGTTGGCCAGAAGCCGAAAAGAAGAGCTACAAGGGAGGCATAATGACTGCTATGTCCACCGTGGTTGCAGACTTCAAAGGCTCCGGATATGGTTCCATTATACAAACACCGGCACTGCACCCAGGTATGTTTTCAGCACTGATGCCATGGGTTTCTGGTTCCGATTTCAAGGCACGAATGTCGAAATTTTCGAGGACAGCACACGTTTTCGCATTGGCGAGAGATAATGGTTCCGGTGAAACAGACTTGAAAACGTCGATTACTTACAAAATGGACGTCGCCGATGAAGAGAATCTGAAGAGGGGGCTGGAGAAATCACTGAGAATACTTGCAGCAGCCGGAGCAGAAGAAATTGGAACACAAAACAACAAAGGGAAGACACTGAATGTAAAGAATGTGAGTTATCATGAGTTTGAGTGTTTTGTAAAAGAGGAAAGCTCGAGAGCGTTGAGAGACTTATCGACGCCAATATGTTCAGCTCATCAAATGGGGAGTTGTCGAATGGGTGTCCAAGCAAAGGGGTCGGCTGTGAATCCGACGGGGGAGACATGGGAGGTGGAAGGATTGTATGTTGCGGACACGAGTGTTTTCCCGACggcattgggtgtgaatccaatGATCACAGTCCAAGCCATTGCTTATTGCACTGCTCAGTTTGTTCTTGAATCTCTTAGAAGAATGGACACCTTCTATGATATATAG